One segment of Castanea sativa cultivar Marrone di Chiusa Pesio chromosome 3, ASM4071231v1 DNA contains the following:
- the LOC142628531 gene encoding disease resistance protein At4g27190-like yields MAALGDANFNMIGVWGMPGVGKTTLVREVARQVKEEKLFDEVAIATVTQSPNLIKIQGEIADKLDLKLDKETPRGRADLLRVMLTEDNNKKILFILDDIWEKLDLDDIGIPRTGCKVVLTSRNRDVLSSEMGTQKDFGLEVLQKEEAWCLFEKLSGDSLVDSNLRTKAIEVSTACAGLPLALVTVAKALKNKCLFEWEDALQKLRRPAPRNQKRMQEVIYSAIKLSYNQLESPELKSFFLFCAQNQVFSSVPYQDLLKKCFGLRLLHGISTLEEGRNRTHTLVRSLKDAGLLLHALDSSHVFHIHDLTHDVALLISYETQNVLTMGDEGLVEWPDEDDMKICTSIFVYKRDIHELPDKLECPELRLLHVEIGLLIHLRMLDLSDCKKLQQIPANVLSCLILLEELYVGNSFTQWEVEGLNNEKVSLVELKHLSRLSTLEVHVPDANMMPKDLLFEKLKR; encoded by the exons ATGGCGGCATTGGGAGATGCTAACTTCAACATGATTGGGGTGTGGGGGATGCCAGGTGTGGGAAAGACTACATTGGTGAGAGAAGTTGCTAGGCAAGTCAAGGAAGAAAAGTTATTCGATGAGGTAGCTATAGCAACTGTGACGCAGAGCCCAAACCTAATAAAAATTCAAGGAGAAATCGCTGACAAACTAGATCTAAAGCTTGATAAGGAAACTCCAAGAGGAAGGGCAGATCTTCTAAGGGTGATGTTAACAGAAGACAACAAtaagaaaatactttttatcTTAGATGATATTTGGGAGAAACTTGATTTGGATGACATAGGAATTCCTCGTACGGGTTGCAAAGTAGTGTTAACATCTAGGAATAGGGATGTATTATCTTCTGAGATGGGCACCCAAAAGGATTTTGGACTTGAAGTTttgcaaaaagaagaagcatgGTGTTTATTTGAGAAGTTGTCAGGTGATTCTCTCGTAGATTCAAATTTGCGAACTAAAGCAATTGAGGTATCCACGGCGTGTGCAGGTCTACCTCTCGCACTTGTAACAGTTGCAAAGGCATTAAAAAACAAGTGTTTGTTTGAATGGGAAGACGCCCTACAAAAACTACGGAGACCCGCCCCTCGAAACCAGAAAAGAATGCAGGAAGTTATATATTCTGCGATAAAGTTGAGTTACAATCAACTTGAAAGTCCAGAGCTCAAAtcgttctttttgttttgtgctcaaaatcaagttttttcttCCGTTCCTTATCAAgacttgttaaaaaaatgttttgggcTGCGTTTACTTCATGGCATTAGTACATTGGAAGAAGGAAGAAATAGAACACATACTCTGGTTCGTAGCCTCAAAGACGCTGGCTTACTGTTACATGCTCTTGATAGTAGTCATGTATTTCATATTCATGATCTTACTCATGATGTCGCCCTCTTAATTTCATATGAGACCCAAAATGTGTTGACCATGGGGGACGAGGGTCTAGTAGAATGGCCAGATGAGGACGATATGAAAATTTGCACATCAATCTTTGTTTATAAAAGGGATATTCATGAACTTCCTGACAAATTGGAATGTCCAGAACTAAGATTATTACATGT AGAAATAGGGCTTCTGATTCATTTACGGATGTTGGATTTGAGCGATTGTAAGAAACTTCAACAGATTCCAGCCAACGTCCTATCATGCTTAATACTATTGGAAGAGCTATATGTCGGCAACAGCTTCACTCAATGGGAGGTTGAAGGACTCAACAATGAAAAAGTTAGCCTTGTAGAGCTAAAGCATTTATCACGATTGAGCACTTTGGAAGTGCATGTTCCGGATGCGAACATGATGCCAAAagatttgttatttgaaaagttgaaaagatag
- the LOC142628532 gene encoding uncharacterized protein LOC142628532 has product MASDPTTLPQTVPQIESSSQNISSSSMVDESANNPYFLPVAENPGIILSLQPLIGPENYADWTRSVFLALSERNKFAFVNGAISKPKVTSTLYNSWCRCNTMILSWLVNSLSKDLQESVRYINTARELWIDLQDHFSQGSSPRFDKTQVETQQKEHAFCFLMGLNDSFDHITNQILIVEPLPSINKVCCLILQEEKRRIVGHGVNVITEPTALYANNSYNPSFNPNFRPNQGQGFHGGKGGNLKKQKLVCTYCGLTGHIVDKCYKLHGYPPGYKPKGNRPMANQVFVGFQSDGSMVQGPNFFPNGNAYGGP; this is encoded by the exons ATGGCTTCAGATCCTACCACCCTTCCGCAAACTGTTCCACAAATAGAATCATCCTCACAGAATATTTCAAGTTCTTCAATGGTAGATGAATCAGCCAATAATCCATATTTTCTCCCTGTTGCTGAGAATCCAGGGATCATTCTTTCTTTGCAACCTCTAATTGGTCCAGAGAACTATGCTGACTGGACCAGATCTGTGTTCTTAGCCTTGAGTGAGAGGAACAAATTTGCTTTTGTTAATGGGGCAATTTCCAAACCAAAGGTTACTTCAACTCTGTACAATTCTTGGTGTAGATGTAACACCATGATTCTTTCATGGCTGGTGAATTCCCTTAGCAAAGACCTTCAGGAGAGTGTGAGGTATATCAACACTGCTCGAGAGCTATGGATTGATTTGCAAGATCATTTCTCTCAAGGAAGTTCACCTAG ATTTGATAAAACTCAAGTTGAAACTCAACAGAAAGAGCatgctttttgttttcttatggGATTGAATGATAGTTTTGATCATATTACTAATCAAATCTTGATTGTTGAGCCTCTTCCTTCAATCAACAAAGTTTGTTGTTTGATTTTACAAGAAGAAAAACGAAGAATTGTAGGTCATGGAGTTAATGTGATTACTGAACCTACTGCTTTGTATGCTAATAATAGCTACAACCCTAGCTTTAATCCCAATTTTAGGCCTAATCAAGGTCAAGGTTTTCATGGAGGGAAAGGGGGAAATTTGAAGAAGCAGAAGCTAGTTTGTACCTATTGTGGTCTAACTGGTCATATAGTAGACAAATGCTATAAACTTCATGGTTATCCACCAGGGTACAAACCAAAGGGGAATAGACCTATGGCAAATCAGGTTTTTGTTGGCTTTCAATCAGATGGTTCAATGGTTCAAGGGCCAAATTTCTTTCCCAATGGCAATGCCTATGGTGGTCCATAA
- the LOC142626793 gene encoding uncharacterized protein LOC142626793 yields MAIVSVVVAIIVVIATMVSEEIVKYIGQWLIENMVKPVGQLLIEKLVKPIGQWLGYLFHYSSNIENMKEQVKKLRDVRERVPLPHSVDAATRKIEEIETDVNKWLENADLIMGKAKEVIEDEEKSKMRSSYSICLNLKHRHQQSKKAKKIVQDINEVLKNWRSDKVIHMDYMNFGSRM; encoded by the coding sequence ATGGCCATTGTTAGTGTGGTTGTCGCTATAATTGTTGTGATTGCTACTATGGTTTCAGAAGAAATTGTCAAGTATATTGGACAGTGGCTCATCGAGAACATGGTTAAACCAGTTGGACAGTTGCTCATCGAGAAACTGGTTAAACCAATTGGACAGTGGCTTGGTTATTTGTTTCACTACAGCAGCAACATTGAGAATATGAAGGAACAGGTAAAGAAGTTGAGGGACGTTAGAGAAAGGGTGCCACTGCCGCATTCGGTTGATGCTGCTAcaagaaaaattgaagaaattgaaACCGATGTTAACAAGTGGTTAGAAAATGCGGATTTGATTATGGGAAAGGCCAAGGAAGTcattgaagatgaagaaaaatcaaagatgaGGTCTTCCTATTCGATATGCCTGAACTTGAAGCACCGACATCAGCAAAGTAAGAAAGCAAAGAAGATAGTGCAAGACATCAATGAAGTCTTGAAAAATTGGAGATCTGATAAGGTTATCCATATGGATTACATGAACTTTGGGTCTAGAATGTAA
- the LOC142628530 gene encoding uncharacterized protein LOC142628530, translating to MEHCEKLKFVCSSSIAKGLSQLQQLEIKECNIMQAIVVKEDGELEDRDMILFPQLRHLKLQCLPKLVSFLSTQNSIITDVGEIIHEGNLDFQEIPHTGMQPLFNEEVVLPNLETLELSSIHSEEILLHNLHRATSSFKLIDPIFQNLRDLKVKGSGNLKYLLSSSTATFMVQLKYLDIEDCKVMEEVLLTEDLGEEEIIPKELFPQLELMILNDLPVLKRFCVGSNIKFPSLKDMSIEKCPKLESFIFKPVSSEEISQTAMQPLFNEEVVFPNLETLELSSIHSEEILLHNQHRASSSFKLSNIQTDSRFHNLCNLIVKGSGNLKYLLSSSTVRFMVQLKSLYIEDCKVMEEILHIDEEEILSDALFPRLECLVLEDLPILKRFCIDSNVEFPSLKKFSIKNCPKLKTFAFRHASSNMEVRKGLVEINLEDNRHTTSQSHINESIVFANLESLEQSLIDLEEKQQNQHWARSFCKIKNMQTSIRFQNLSSLGVWGSDSFKYLLSSSIARSMVQVKYLHIVNCKAMEEILFIEEEEEEIIPKMLFPRLEFLKLNGLPILKRFCVGGNIEFKSMRSLFIEHCPKLKTFISKPSNSDTVMTVCKEIKEMNTEEIPRTVAIHPLFSEEVAFPSLEYLEISYVDDLKIIWDNQIPPYSLCKLQAMKVEFCENLMNIFQSDMLTRFRSLENLTITDCGSLQEVFQLQEQDAKETHDATVIPLKELRLDRVPKLKYVWNKDPQGIFNFPNLNLDSTGLRSYWSDSVPSD from the exons atggAACACTGTGAGAAACTGAAATTTGTCTGCTCGTCATCCATAGCTAAGGGTCTTTCACAACTTCAACAATTGGAAATTAAAGAATGCAACATCATGCAAGCAATAGTTGTAAAAGAAGATGGTGAACTTGAAGATAGAGATATGATATTGTTCCCTCAACTACGTCACTTGAAACTACAATGTCTTCCAAAGCTCGTGAGCTTCTTAAGCACACAGAATTCTATCATAACTGATGTTGGAGAAATCATTCACGAGGGTAACCTGGATTTTCAGGAGATCCCACATACAGGCATGCAACCTCTTTTTAATGAGGAG GTTGTGCTCCCCAACTTGGAAACGTTGGAACTGTCCTCTATACACTCTGAAGAGATACTACTTCACAACCTACATCGGGCAACCTCCTCTTTCAAATTAATAGACCcgatatttcaaaatttgcgTGACTTGAAGGTGAAAGGCTCTGGCAATTTAAAATACCTATTGTCTTCTTCTACAGCAACATTTATGGTTCAGCTCAAATATCTTGACATTGAGGACTGTAAGGTAATGGAAGAGGTACTGCTCACAGAAGACTtaggagaagaagaaataattCCAAAGGAGTTGTTCCCTCAACTGGAACTCATGATTCTAAATGATCTTCCAGTCCTCAAAAGATTCTGCGTAGGAAGCAATATCAAATTTCCATCATTGAAGGATATGTCGATAGAAAAATGCCCTAAATTGGAGTCATTCATATTCAAACCTGTTAGTTCAGAGGAGATCTCTCAAACTGCCATGCAACCTCTCTTCAATGAAGAG GTTGTGTTCCCCAACTTGGAAACGTTGGAACTGTCCTCTATACACTCTGAAGAGATACTACTTCACAACCAACATCGGGCAAGCTCCTCTTTCAAATTATCAAACATACAAACAGACTCAAGATTTCACAATTTGTGTAACTTGATCGTGAAAGGCTCTGGCAATTTAAAATACCTGCTGTCTTCCTCTACAGTGAGATTTATGGTTCAGCTCAAATCTCTTTACATCGAGGACTGTAAG GTTATGGAAGAGATTCTACACATAGATGAAGAAGAAATACTTTCAGATGCGTTGTTTCCTCGACTAGAATGCTTGGTCTTAGAAGATCTTCCAATACTTAAAAGATTCTGTATTGACAGTAATGTGGAATTTCCATCATTGAAGAAATTTAGCATAAAGAATTGCCCTAAATTGAAGACATTTGCATTTAGACATGCCAGTTCAAACATGGAGGTTCGTAAAGGACTCGTGGAAATAAATTTAGAGGACAATCGTCATACAACTTCGCAATCACACATCAATGAAAGC ATTGTGTTCGCCAACTTGGAAAGTTTGGAACAGTCCTTGATAGACTTGGAAGAGAAACAGCAAAACCAACATTGGGCAAGGTCCTtctgcaaaataaaaaacatgcaaacaTCCATAAGGTTTCAAAATTTGTCGTCTTTGGGCGTGTGGGGCTCTGATAGTTTCAAATATCTACTGTCATCCTCCATAGCAAGATCTATGGTGCAGGTCAAGTATCTTCACATAGTGAATTGCAAGGCTATGGAAGAGATACTATtcatagaagaagaagaagaagaaataattcCTAAGATGTTGTTCCCTCGACTGGAATTCCTGAAACTAAACGGTCTACCAATTCTGAAAAGATTCTGCGTCGGAGGTAATATTGAATTTAAATCCATGAGGTCACTGTTCATAGAACATTGCCCTAAATTGAAGACATTCATATCCAAACCTTCCAATTCAGACACAGTGATGACTGTCTGCAAAGAAATCAAGGAAATGAATACAGAGGAAATCCCTCGTACTGTTGCTATACACCCTCTCTTCAGTGAAGAG GTTGCATTCCCTAGTTTGGAATATTTGGAAATATCCTACGTGGATGACTTGAAAATCATATGGGACAACCAAATCCCCCCATATTCCCTTTGCAAGCTTCAGGCAATGAAAGTTGAATTCTGTGAAAATCTTATGAACATCTTTCAATCTGATATGCTGACAAGATTTCGGAGCCTAGAGAATCTCACCATAACTGATTGTGGTTCACTACAAGAAGTATTTCAACTGCAGGAGCAAGATGCTAAAGAAACGCATGATGCAACTGTCATTCCGTTGAAAGAATTGCGTTTGGATCGCGTACccaaattgaaatatgtatGGAATAAGGACCCCCaaggaatttttaattttccaaatcTCAACCTTGATAGTACGGGTTTAAGAAGTTACTGGTCAGACTCAGTGCCTAGTGACTAG